Part of the Vibrio ishigakensis genome, ACGAAGACTTCAGCGAGTTTGAAGCGGGCGCAGCTAAGAAGCACTTACGTGGCGTAGCTAAAGCTCCACTAGAGCTAGCACTTGCGAAAGCTGAAGCACTAGCTGATTGGACTACAGACAGCATTAAAGAAAACATAATCAAGGCTGTGTGTGATGAGCTAGAGATCGGCATGGGTAAGATCGGTATGCCCCTTCGCGTAGCGGTAACCGGTGGCGGTCAGTCTCCATCTGTCGATGCAGTAATGGAGCTAGTAGGTAAAGAGCGCTGTGTTGCTCGCATCAAGATGGCTCTTGAGTTCATCGCAGAGCGCGAAGCGAACGCTTAATCTAGCCCAAGATTAACTAAGCCGCTGACTGTAAAAAGTCGGCGGTTTTTTTATGCCAATAGGAATGGTGTACAGCTAATTAATTAGCTATTTATCAAGACATTAGCTATCTTCACTGTTGCACTTAGTTACATATAGGCCATCGGAGGGGATAAAGCAGTGCGACCGATATTTTCAATTCTACTGCTACTGTTTTCTAGTTTTTGCTCCCTTTCCACGTTAGCGAATGTCGTACTTTCCGATGATGAACAGGCATGGTTGAACAAAGGTCACAAGGTAAAGGTCGCGGTATTCGATGATCACTACCCCTATATCTTTCGCAATACGAACGGCGAGTATGAGGGGATAGTTAAGGATTACCTGCAATATATTGAAAAGGTCTCTGGCATCGACTTTATCGAGGTGCCACTCACATCGGTCGAGCAAGGTTACACTGGCCTGAAAAATGGTGATTTTGGTGTCTATCCAATGACCTTCGACTTCGAAGGTTCAAATTTGGATATCCAATACACTGAACCCTATCTTCCCTATCACTATTTCATCTTTGTTAATACTCATCAGCCTGTAGATCCTGCAGAGGAGGTTGTTGAGCAGACTAAGCCGACCATGGCAGTGATAAGAGATAGTGCGATTGACCGCTATGTGGCGTCGAAAAGTCTGCCCGTCGAAGTTCGATACTACGACAGCGATAGACAAGCACTTAAGGCGCTAGATAGGGGGGAAGTCGAGTCTTTTGTTGGGGAGAAGGTCTCGGTACTGCGACTGGTACAGGGTTTAAATTTAAAGAATGTAGTCGCTTTGAGACCCACTAATGACCTCTACGGTTTGCGACTGCAGATGGCAGTCAGCGAGGAATCAAACCAGCTCTATTCGATCATCAATAAATCTATAAGCGCCATGCCGTACGATGTTCAAAATGGCATTTTGCAACACTGGTTTGATAATGACCCATTCAAGAACCGTTTGAATGGTTTTATGTATTTCAATCGAGTGCCTTATACCTATGCGGCTGACTCAGGGGTGGGTCTCGAGTACTCTATTATCCAGAGTCTATTTGAGGCTATGGGTTACGATCTTGGACGCATGATCGCTGCGAATAAGGCGGTGAACTTTAAGGATCTACTTTCTATCGATGGGGTGGATTTTGCTGCGGCGCAAACGCCATCCGCCAGTCGTCCAAGATATGATGCCGGTGGTGAGCTTTATTATTCCAGACCGTATCTGACCCAAGATTATCGCCTTATCTCGCGAGCTGGCGAGGAGATACTCTCCCGAGACAACAATCGACAGCTGTTAAAGGATAAAAAAGTCGGTGCGGTTATCGGCACCTTTGATGCGGTCGCGAGTGAGGCGGCTAAGATGTTTCGTAGTCGCTTCGGACAGCCCATCGATAACGAGTATTTTGACCTTAAGAGCGCACTAGAGGCTATCCAATCTGGGGAGGTAGATTACCTGCTGGTGGATTATCGTGAGTACAACGTTTATTTGCACCGAAGCAAGCAAGCCCCACCGCTAGATGCGACTCACGAGTTTATTACTCGCTTCTCTGTACCACTTCGAATGGCCTTCAAAGATAAGGTGCTTAGGGACAAGTTCAATGCTGAGCTAGATGGCTTTGTGCGCAGCTCCGAGTATCGTCGTTTAGAGAAGCTCTACGAGAGCACCAACTTTAGAGCTAAGGCGGATGGTGGCATCTTGATGACTGAGATGATCACCTACCTAGTTAAGGTAGATAAATTGGAATTGTTGGACAGCGTATTAAATGCCTTCAACTTCTCTGATGGTTTTGCTGCGCTCTCGCTGCGCCTAGGCAGCAATAATGGCCGAGAGATCAACTATAAATCCATCAACGGTAGACTGACTCCGGTAGATGCCTTTAGTCGCCAAGGGCTTATCTATCTGCAGCGAGAACTCGTGCAAGGCAAGGGAATAGAGGAAGTGCCACTTGGCAGTATCACTATCTATTCTGAGCTTGGTTCTAGCTCTTCGTTCAACGAAAACTACATTCCACCGCTGAGCATGTTCGAGTCTTTCAGCGAGACAGACTTTAACAGCATAAAGCAGATCTATGAACAGCTAGACCTCAACACCTCAAGCCTCAATTTCACCTCTCAAGAGCTAGATTGGATTGCGCAAAACCCAGTAATTAGAGTGGGGATAGACCCAGCCGCACTGCCTTATGAGGGAATACAAGATGGAGAGTTTAAGGGCATCATTGCCGACGTTCTGTCTGAAATGAGCAATATAGTTGGGGTGCAGTTTGAGCCGGTATTTGTGGACTCATGGCAAGCGACGATAGAAATGCTGGAGGCTCGTGAGCTCGATATGGTTTCTGCTGCAGTAGAAAACAAGAGCCTTAACTTCGACTATGTGCCTAGTGAGTCTCTTTTTACCGATCAGCTTGCCGTTGTCGGTCATATAGAACAAAACTATGGTCGTGGGCTGAACAGCATGTCCAATATGCGAGTGGGCCTGCAGTACGGGGCTTCCAATAGCCCTAGTTTGATGGAAGCCTACCCTGAGATAGACTGGGTTGAGCTTAAGAGCTCTGAGGTGGGGTTAGACCTTCTTAACCGAGGAGAACTCGACGGCTATATCGATACCACTTATGTTATCAATTATATCTTGAACGAGAATTCTTACCGTGACCTCATCATAGTGGATCGCCTGAGTAATACGGTTTCTCCCACCTTTCATACTCTTAAAAGCGAACCAGTGCTAGGGTCCGTGGTTTCCAAGGCGATTCGTGCCATTAGTTCTAGCAAAAAGCAGCAGATCATTAATAACTGGGCGACCAACCGTGTTATCGAGAAGCTGGATTACACTATCTTATTCTTGGTGGTAGGGTTTTCGGCCTTGGTATTGGCGATTCTGTTTATCTCCAATCGACGCTTGAAGACACAGATGCTGGCGACTAACTTGGCAGAGCTTGAGGCGAGACAGAGCCGTAACCAACTGTTCGATATCTTGAATACCTCGAGTATTGCCGCTGTAATTGTGCAAAAAGGACGCATCAAATACAGTAACAAGCGCGCAGAGGAGCAATTTGGCCTTAGCTTGGATGAGGAAGATGGTTATCTGATTGAGAAGCTGTATGCCGACCCTAACGAGAGAGATCTTATCTACAATAAGCTGGTCCGAGATGGCCGGGTTGTGGACAGGGAAGTAGAGTTCTTACGCGAAGACGACACCAGATTTACCGCGCTGTGTAGCTATTTTCAGATTGAATATAAAGAGCAGCCAGCGACGCTATTTTGGAGCTATGACATATCTGAGATCAAGAAACTTAACCGAGAGTTGGCGGATGCCATGGTTGAGGCGAATATCGCTAATCAGACCAAGAGTGCCTTCTTAGCCAATATGAGTCATGAAATACGCACGCCTATGAATGCCATTATCGGTATGTCTCATCTGGCTCTTGAGGAGCAGATGAATAGCAAGGCGCAGAACTATGTGACTAAGGTTCACCAGTCGGCTCAATCGCTACTTTTGATCATCAACGACATCCTCGATATCTCTAAGATTGAGTCCGGAAAGTTCGAGCTAGAACAGCGACCATTTTCCCTGCGCGATACCTTGCGCCATATCTCAGATGTGATCGGTTTTAGGATCTTTGAAAAGGACCTGCAGTTTGTCTTTAATGTGGATGGTCGCATCCCGCGTATGGTGATAGGAGATGAGCTACGGCTTTCTCAAGTACTGATCAACCTAGGCAATAACGCCACCAAGTTTACCCATGAAGGGCATGTGATTGTGGGTATCGATGGTAGAGCGCACCCAGAGGATGAATCGCGATTTATCTATCACTTCTATGTGCAGGATACAGGAATTGGTATCGCCACCGATAAACTGGACAAGCTGTTTGACTCTTTTCAGCAAGCGGACGCCTCAACTACGCGAGAGTATGGCGGTACCGGTCTCGGACTGAGTATCTGCAAACAGATAATCGAGCTTATGGGCGGTAAGATCTGGGTTGAGAGTGAGTTAGGTAAAGGTTCAGTGTTCCATTTCGAGGTAGAGATGGAGGTGGCCGAGAGCAATGTCAGTCTGTTTAGTACACTGCAACCGGCGATAAATACGCTGGCCAAGAAGCAGGTACTCTTGCTTGAGCCAGACAGGTATACCTCAGATGCAGTTAATATGGCGCTGACCAGTACACCTATCTCAACTCGAGTCTTTACCCAGTTTGAGCTGCTGATAGATGAACTGAAAAGGAGTCGTCGCGACTCAGTGACCTATGTATCTGATGCAGCGTTAAAGCGAAATAGTATCCGTGAGCAATTAGCTCAGCTTAGGTCTCTGACTAAGCTTGTATTATGCACCTCAAGTGATGAGATGGCAGAGCTTGCTCAGGGTATGCGGGTGAGTGTGTTGCGTAGGCCATTTGTTCCATTTGAGTTCATCACCACGTTAAGTGGTAAGCAAGAGCAGGACTCTAGTGTTGCTCTGCAGCAACAGCAAAGCGCTGGTCAGATCCTTAGCGGCCAATCCATCCTGCTGGTTGAGGACAATGAGCTTAACCAAGAATTGGTGCTCGGCTTACTCGAGCCATATTCACTCAATATAGATGTGGTGGAAAATGGTCTACTGGCGGTAGAAAAGGCACAGCAAAATAGATACTCCCTCATCTTGATGGATATTCAGATGCCCGTTCTGGGCGGTTATGAGGCGACGCGTCGCATACGAGAATTTGATCACAATACACCGATCGTGGCTATGACCGCTAACGCCATGGTTGGGGATCAAAGAAAGGCACAGCAGGTGGGTATGAATGATTTTGTGCCTAAACCAATCGATGTCGACAGGCTTATTTCGGTAATGACACGCCTTAGCTCGAATAGTGACGCCAATATAGAGATTGAAGAAACAGAAGCCGTTCAGCATAGGGTTGATTCTCTATTTGACCCGAGTATTGGGTTGACGACCTGTGGCCAAGATGAATATCTGCTTTTGAAGCTACTGCGCAAGTTCTCCAATAATGCACAGCAGAGAGTCAATGAGATGATCAAGGCGAATAAGTCGGGTGATATCGAAAGTGCTATTCGTGAGGCGCATACATTGAAAAGTACCGCTGCCAGTATTGGAGCGACTCAATTGGCCGGTTTGTGTGCAAGTTACGAGCAACAGATGGAACAGCTCGGGGACCGACTAGACGGGTTGCAGCTGGAGCATCTTAAACAAGCTCTGACACAAGTATTACACGCTGTTCAAACTTATATCGATGATGACCCTAATATAAGTGCGCCCGAATCGGAGCAACAAATCGAATTAGAACAGTCATTTATTGACGAGGTCGATAGGTTGAAACTACTTTTGGAGAACTATGATCTGCAATCTGTAGAATTGATTCAGGCGTTGAAACGAGAAACGGATACACCTGAGGTGCTGGCTAGATTGTCTCAGCTGGAAGATATCCTAGCCTCGTATCAATTTGAACAGGCGCTCTCTTTGTTGCGTGAGTGGACTGAATAACTAATTTGCCGAACTAGGGAAGATGAGCAAATGAAGCATGAACTCGATAAACCGTTACTCTTGGTCGCCGACGATACACCGGAAAATATTGATGTGTTGGCTGGGGTATTGAAGGACGATTATCAGATACGCGTTGCCACAAATGGCACCATAACCCTTAAGCTTGCTCAGCTAAATCCAAAGCCTGACCTTATCTTGCTCGATATCATGATGCCGGATATAGACGGTTATGAGGTGTGTCGACTTCTAAAGCAGAAAGAAGATACTAAGCATATTCCCGTCATCTTTGTGACCGCTAGAATCACCGCCGAGGACGAGGTCCGTGGTTTTGAGTTAGGCGCTGTAGATTACATCACCAAACCCATAGTGCCAGCAGTGGCGAAACGTCGCATCCAGACCCAGGTAAGGCTCAGTAATCAACAGCGTGAGCTGTATCGTCAGGTTCAAGAGCAAACCAAAGAGATCAACCAAAGCAAGCTTGAGCTTCTAGAGCGCTTGGGACGCGCTGCAGAATATAAGGACAACGAGACCGGGCTGCATGTTAAACGCATGGCGCACTATGCCTACCACCTAGGCCTTGCCTGTGGCCTTACCGAGCAAACTGCCGATATTTTGCGTGAGGCAACTCCAATGCATGACCTCGGCAAGATAGGTATTCCTGATGGCATCTTGTTAAAGAAGGGGAAACTGGATGAGGAAGAGTGGGCAGTCATGCGCAGCCACGTGGAGATCGGCGTTGAAATCTTAGGTGATTGCAGCGGTTCGGAGCTGATGCAGATGGCGAAGACGGTGGCTCAAACTCACCATGAAAAGTGGGATGGCAGTGGCTATCCAAGCGGCATTGCTGGAGAGGCTATTCCGTTAGTAGGGCGCATCTGTGCCATCGCGGATGTTTTTGACGCACTAACCTCAGAGAGACCCTATAAGAAGGCTTGGAGTGTCGAGGAGGCGTTTGATTATCTAAAAGATCAGAAGGGTAGGCACTTTGACCCAGCGCTGGTGGATCTCTTCATAGGATTAGAGAAAGAAATCTTGGCTGTGATGAAAACCTATCGAGAGCCAGAGACCACTAATCATGGTTCTCTAGTGCATTAACTGCGTCTTTTTCTTCTTGGCGCAATCCCTTGAGTTTACGCTTTAACGCTTTGTTCTTATACATATTGATATCGGCGGAAGAGAGCAGATTATCGAAGGTAGTCTGCTTGTCCTTATACATGCTAAAGCCAATACTCACCTGGGTCTTGACCATGGCACCGCGTACCAGATAGTTCTCACTTTCTACCTTGTGCTGTATGCCTTCAACCAACTTAGTCACCTCACTTTCTTGCGCGATACGAGAGGCGATGATCAAGAATTCATCTCCACCAACGCGCGCCACTACATCGGTCGCCCGCACCGCTCCTCGTAGCACTCTAGCAACCTGCTTCAAAAGCAGATCACCACTAGAGTGGCCGTATTCATCGTTAATGCGTTTAAAGCCATCCAGATCTAAGTTAATAACGGCAAACTGAGTGCGAGTGTATTTGGCGTTACGCACCAAGTTTTTTAGGGTGTAAACAAAGTAGCGGCGATTGGGTAAGGAGGTCAGCTCATCCTGCATTGATCGCTGACGAGCCTTGAAGTAAAGACGAAGTATGATGGCAAAACCACAAAACACCATGGCAAGCAATACGTATCCCACCAAACGCACTGAGTTAAACAGCGGCCATCTAGGCAGATTACTGTTTGGATCGGGTGCGATGAATACCTGCCAATCTACATTGCTGGCGTTGATGTCGGTTTTAATCATAGCCGAGTCTATCGCCTTGAGGTTGCCTACGCGCTGGGAAGGTTTGGCTTCATTCACGGCGGCCACCAAGAACTGACGATCATTAAAGTGGCTGTCTTGTAGCATCTGCTCCAGATCCACCAATAGGGTGACGTGACCAAGATAGGTGCGATTACCTACAGTGCCTGAATAAATGGGACTTCTTACCACGTAATAGTCGGGATACTCATCACTTTGATAGACAGCAGCGGTGGCGAGCAGATCGAGATTATTCTTCATCTCTTCAATATGATCAGAGAGGGTGCTGATATCCTGCAGAATATCCTGGGTATAGCCGGACTCAAACACGACCTTGGGATAGACAAAATTGACCGTGTCTTGGGGGGCTATCGCCACACCAAGTAGGTGCTTATCGTGCTGGATAAGACCGGAGATAATAAAGGTTAGGTGCTCTTGGCTTATCAGTGGCTCACTGGCAATGATATTGCTCAGGGTATAGGCCGAATAGCTCTTTTTCTTTACTTCAAGGGTAAGAAGCGAGGCCACTTCAGCGGCTTTTTGCTCCGCTTGATATTGGGTGATGGTATCCAGCTGTTTCTGTCGCTGCACATGATAAGACTCGATGAAATAGACACCCAAAGCGAGACTAGCAATCATGGCTAGCAAGATCATAGTGGTCTCTGTTTTGGATGTGATCTGCAAATTAAGTCCCTTTGCGCTTCTCCCTAGGCAAGTATAGGGGGTCAATGACTGTAACTGCTTGATTTTCTCATGGTATGACCTGATAGAGAGTAATTATAATTGTAAGTAGTGCAATTGGTATCATATTGTCTGTCATACGGTAAAGGGAAGTTGAAGCAGATTTGAAAGCATGATCGAGATCGCTTTTTTTCTCTAAAAATGAGAAATTTCTTTTGAAGCGTTGAAATTAAAAACATCGACCCCATCTAAAGTTTCGACCGAATCTGAAAACAGCTTACCTGGCTTAGGTTGTTGTCTCGACAGGACTGCTGTATATCGGTAGAATGTCGCGTCAATTTATACCCTGAGGTCAATTGGAGATACCTTGTAAGCAAGATATCACTGATTGATTCGTCGATGCCTAAGTGCATCGCGGTACTCTTTTTATGTTTGGTTGCTTCACTGAAGCACACACTAGGATGTGGTCATAGCCAAGGCTGTGACTCGTTGCTCAATTTTATTGAGCTCATGTAGAGGTTTAAAAATAATGCAAGCTACTGTTGAAACTCTAGAGGGTCTAGAGCGCCGTCTAACTATCACTGTTCCTGCTGCTAACATCGAAGATGCAGTTACAGCTGAACTACGTAACATCGCTAAAAACCGTCGTTTTGATGGTTTCCGTAAAGGTAAAGTGCCACTGAAGATGGTTGCACAAATGTACGGTAAAGCTGTTCGTAACGACGTTATGGGTGAAGTGATGCAACGCCACTACATCGAAGCTATCGTTAAAGAAAAAATCAACCCAGCTGGCGCTCCAACTTTCGCACCAGTTGAGACTGCAGAAGGTCAAGACCTAGTATTCACTGCAACTCTAGAAGTATTCCCAGAGATCGAACTTCAAGGTCTAGACAAAGTAACTGTTGAGAAGCCAGTAGTTGAAGTTAAAGACGCTGACGTAGACAACATGATCGAAACTCTACGTAAGCAACAAGCTACTTGGACTGAAGTTGAAGCTGCAGCTGAAGAAGGCATGCGCGCAACTATCGATTTCACTGGTTCTATCGACGGTGAAGAGTTCGAAGGCGGTAAAGCTGAGAACTTCCCACTAGAACTAGGTCAAGGTCGCATGATCCCTGGTTTTGAAGACGGCATAACTGGCAAGACTGCTGGTATGGAATTCGAAATCGACGTGACTTTCCCAGAAGATTACCACGCTGAGAACCTAAAAGGTAAAGCAGCTAAGTTCCTAATCAAAGTGAACAAAGTTGAATCTCGTGAACTTCCAGAACTGACTGACGAATTCGTTTCTAAGTTCGGTGTTGCTGAAGGCGGTATCGACGCGCTTAAAGCTGAAGTTCGTAAGAACATGGAGCGTGAGCTTAAGCAAGCTGTTAAAGCTCGCATCAAAGAGCAAGCTATCGACGGTCTAGCTAAAGAAAACGACATCACTGTTCCTGCTGCTCTAATCGAGCAAGAGATCGGTGTTCTACGTCAACAAGCTGCACAACGTTTCGGTGGCAACGTTGAAGCTGCTGACCAGCTTCCACGTGAGCTGTTTGAAGAGCAAGCTAAGAAGCGCGTAGTAGTAGGTCTTCTTCTAGGTGAAGTGATCAAGTCTGAAGAACTAAAAGCTGACGACGAAAAAGTTAAAGCTCTTATCTCAGAAATGGCGACTGCATACGAAGACCCATCTGAAGTAATCGCATACTACGAAAGCAACGAAGAGATGATGAACAACATGCGCAACGTAGCTCTAGAAGAGCAAGCTGTTGACGCTATCATCGCTAAAGCACAAGTGACTGAGAAAGAAGAGTCATTTGATGCAATTATGAACCAACAACCAGCTTAATTGCGTTGAGTTCAAGTAGAAGGTTGACTTTCAAATAGCTTTTCTACTAATAATGGTCCGTATGAGGTTT contains:
- a CDS encoding ATP-binding protein, giving the protein MRPIFSILLLLFSSFCSLSTLANVVLSDDEQAWLNKGHKVKVAVFDDHYPYIFRNTNGEYEGIVKDYLQYIEKVSGIDFIEVPLTSVEQGYTGLKNGDFGVYPMTFDFEGSNLDIQYTEPYLPYHYFIFVNTHQPVDPAEEVVEQTKPTMAVIRDSAIDRYVASKSLPVEVRYYDSDRQALKALDRGEVESFVGEKVSVLRLVQGLNLKNVVALRPTNDLYGLRLQMAVSEESNQLYSIINKSISAMPYDVQNGILQHWFDNDPFKNRLNGFMYFNRVPYTYAADSGVGLEYSIIQSLFEAMGYDLGRMIAANKAVNFKDLLSIDGVDFAAAQTPSASRPRYDAGGELYYSRPYLTQDYRLISRAGEEILSRDNNRQLLKDKKVGAVIGTFDAVASEAAKMFRSRFGQPIDNEYFDLKSALEAIQSGEVDYLLVDYREYNVYLHRSKQAPPLDATHEFITRFSVPLRMAFKDKVLRDKFNAELDGFVRSSEYRRLEKLYESTNFRAKADGGILMTEMITYLVKVDKLELLDSVLNAFNFSDGFAALSLRLGSNNGREINYKSINGRLTPVDAFSRQGLIYLQRELVQGKGIEEVPLGSITIYSELGSSSSFNENYIPPLSMFESFSETDFNSIKQIYEQLDLNTSSLNFTSQELDWIAQNPVIRVGIDPAALPYEGIQDGEFKGIIADVLSEMSNIVGVQFEPVFVDSWQATIEMLEARELDMVSAAVENKSLNFDYVPSESLFTDQLAVVGHIEQNYGRGLNSMSNMRVGLQYGASNSPSLMEAYPEIDWVELKSSEVGLDLLNRGELDGYIDTTYVINYILNENSYRDLIIVDRLSNTVSPTFHTLKSEPVLGSVVSKAIRAISSSKKQQIINNWATNRVIEKLDYTILFLVVGFSALVLAILFISNRRLKTQMLATNLAELEARQSRNQLFDILNTSSIAAVIVQKGRIKYSNKRAEEQFGLSLDEEDGYLIEKLYADPNERDLIYNKLVRDGRVVDREVEFLREDDTRFTALCSYFQIEYKEQPATLFWSYDISEIKKLNRELADAMVEANIANQTKSAFLANMSHEIRTPMNAIIGMSHLALEEQMNSKAQNYVTKVHQSAQSLLLIINDILDISKIESGKFELEQRPFSLRDTLRHISDVIGFRIFEKDLQFVFNVDGRIPRMVIGDELRLSQVLINLGNNATKFTHEGHVIVGIDGRAHPEDESRFIYHFYVQDTGIGIATDKLDKLFDSFQQADASTTREYGGTGLGLSICKQIIELMGGKIWVESELGKGSVFHFEVEMEVAESNVSLFSTLQPAINTLAKKQVLLLEPDRYTSDAVNMALTSTPISTRVFTQFELLIDELKRSRRDSVTYVSDAALKRNSIREQLAQLRSLTKLVLCTSSDEMAELAQGMRVSVLRRPFVPFEFITTLSGKQEQDSSVALQQQQSAGQILSGQSILLVEDNELNQELVLGLLEPYSLNIDVVENGLLAVEKAQQNRYSLILMDIQMPVLGGYEATRRIREFDHNTPIVAMTANAMVGDQRKAQQVGMNDFVPKPIDVDRLISVMTRLSSNSDANIEIEETEAVQHRVDSLFDPSIGLTTCGQDEYLLLKLLRKFSNNAQQRVNEMIKANKSGDIESAIREAHTLKSTAASIGATQLAGLCASYEQQMEQLGDRLDGLQLEHLKQALTQVLHAVQTYIDDDPNISAPESEQQIELEQSFIDEVDRLKLLLENYDLQSVELIQALKRETDTPEVLARLSQLEDILASYQFEQALSLLREWTE
- a CDS encoding HD-GYP domain-containing protein; amino-acid sequence: MKHELDKPLLLVADDTPENIDVLAGVLKDDYQIRVATNGTITLKLAQLNPKPDLILLDIMMPDIDGYEVCRLLKQKEDTKHIPVIFVTARITAEDEVRGFELGAVDYITKPIVPAVAKRRIQTQVRLSNQQRELYRQVQEQTKEINQSKLELLERLGRAAEYKDNETGLHVKRMAHYAYHLGLACGLTEQTADILREATPMHDLGKIGIPDGILLKKGKLDEEEWAVMRSHVEIGVEILGDCSGSELMQMAKTVAQTHHEKWDGSGYPSGIAGEAIPLVGRICAIADVFDALTSERPYKKAWSVEEAFDYLKDQKGRHFDPALVDLFIGLEKEILAVMKTYREPETTNHGSLVH
- a CDS encoding GGDEF domain-containing protein, with product MQITSKTETTMILLAMIASLALGVYFIESYHVQRQKQLDTITQYQAEQKAAEVASLLTLEVKKKSYSAYTLSNIIASEPLISQEHLTFIISGLIQHDKHLLGVAIAPQDTVNFVYPKVVFESGYTQDILQDISTLSDHIEEMKNNLDLLATAAVYQSDEYPDYYVVRSPIYSGTVGNRTYLGHVTLLVDLEQMLQDSHFNDRQFLVAAVNEAKPSQRVGNLKAIDSAMIKTDINASNVDWQVFIAPDPNSNLPRWPLFNSVRLVGYVLLAMVFCGFAIILRLYFKARQRSMQDELTSLPNRRYFVYTLKNLVRNAKYTRTQFAVINLDLDGFKRINDEYGHSSGDLLLKQVARVLRGAVRATDVVARVGGDEFLIIASRIAQESEVTKLVEGIQHKVESENYLVRGAMVKTQVSIGFSMYKDKQTTFDNLLSSADINMYKNKALKRKLKGLRQEEKDAVNALENHD
- the tig gene encoding trigger factor; the protein is MQATVETLEGLERRLTITVPAANIEDAVTAELRNIAKNRRFDGFRKGKVPLKMVAQMYGKAVRNDVMGEVMQRHYIEAIVKEKINPAGAPTFAPVETAEGQDLVFTATLEVFPEIELQGLDKVTVEKPVVEVKDADVDNMIETLRKQQATWTEVEAAAEEGMRATIDFTGSIDGEEFEGGKAENFPLELGQGRMIPGFEDGITGKTAGMEFEIDVTFPEDYHAENLKGKAAKFLIKVNKVESRELPELTDEFVSKFGVAEGGIDALKAEVRKNMERELKQAVKARIKEQAIDGLAKENDITVPAALIEQEIGVLRQQAAQRFGGNVEAADQLPRELFEEQAKKRVVVGLLLGEVIKSEELKADDEKVKALISEMATAYEDPSEVIAYYESNEEMMNNMRNVALEEQAVDAIIAKAQVTEKEESFDAIMNQQPA